From Malus sylvestris chromosome 1, drMalSylv7.2, whole genome shotgun sequence:
AATACTTTAAACAAAGCTTAATCATACAAAGTAAATCCCCATCATTCCTTGTTAACCTTTATCGAAGTCAAATTaagtaggaaaaaaaataatagaagTAGCTCAAAACAAAACCAGTATATCCCGCATATAAAATTAATCGACACTAATCGACAAATGCAGATCTTCTGatctttattcaaataattaatctataAGAAATGTTAAGGAGGCTCTCTCAAAAATAGAATTCTTTATGAACTCTCTGTAACCTCACAATTTAATGTCAATTCCCGTACCATAACTATGAGACaagatgaaagaaaaataagaagtgAAAAAGAGTCCATAGAGAGTCGATAAAGAAAAGAGTCCATAGAGAGTCGATAAAGAGTCTTACTTTTGAGAGAGTTCACATCAATTCCTCTTAATCTAATTAGCATCCTATAATTTATTCCTAGAATCCTAGTGGGTCGACTGTCCCTGccaaaagagaagaaagaaaaataagaaatggTTTTGTTGGGGAATTTTCTTGAATTTCAAAAACCCGCGCCAACTTGTTTCATATGTTATTGCGTATTCTGTAAATCACACTCAAAGTGTCATAGTGGCATGTGACGTGAAATATGACAAACCACACTTATGATGCGCCTTATGCCGTATaaaatttctttgtttctttaaatacagaTGTAATGATAAACGATTTTAATTACTTAAGATACAAGtaagtttgataaaaaaaaaagcattattCGTGATCAATTTACTTTTTGATAATACCATATTTTTGTACGAAGGTACAAATAACATTCTCAGTTCACTAGTATTATTCACATTTGTACACCGCATGTCATATACCcaaagtttaaaaaatttgaatgccAACTCGTAACATTTTTAATTATGACAAGGGAACGGAAAAACTGATTTGAACGGTAAGTTTGGGCTAGTCGCGATGAATAGTGTTTTACAGATTTTAGTAATCGATTTAGGTCCATGATATTTTTCTGCAAAGGGGACGATGAAAAGAATGTAACTTCTTCGCGACATAAGATGAATTTTGGCATTTTACCAAGGTAAAcgacttttaagttttaagaaTGATATTGAAACTTTTGTAATTTCCTGTTTTATTTCCTTTtgcatttagggtttttctaagACTATATAAACAACTTTAGTGTCGTATTTTCAATTATCTTTCGGTTAATATAATTTAGAAAACGAgagtttttcttcttatttatgGTATTCGTGTAGTCTACAAATGATCGATAATCGTCTATAAGTGGATTTTGTGAAGTCATCTTAGTTTTATCCCACCCACAAACTAAGAATTTTTTCGAACTTAAATCCAAGTAACATATTGCATATATGACTCATATGTATAACGAGTTTGACAcgtaattataaattataactCACATTATGTCCATCACTCCAAATTCCCACCCTCAATGTCATTaacttaaacaaaaaattatccaATAATTGACATGAAATGTTGGGAataatggaaaagaaaaagaagaaaagaaaagggaatgggagaaaatgtttaaaaaaacgGAAGGTGAATATGGTGGGAAATTGGGATGACTTTCTTGGATCCTGTGAGGGGCATTTGTCACTGCTAACATTTGCCAGTTTGTTAGGCACAAAGATAAAGGGTACCCTAAGGAATGATGAAAAgtagaacaaaaagaaaaggaaaaaaaaatgaaatatccGAATAAAACCGAAAGTATTAGGATTTATATGATACATCAGACAAAGGTAGAATACccaaacaaacagaaaattctagagagagaaaatcaGCCATTGAAATTGAAATCCAAAGCTTCTAttagtagagagagagaagaagggaGGAGGAGAAGTATGTATTTCTttgcttctttctctctctggttTCTCTCACTAGGATTTGAAGCCCACCAGGAACTCCCACTGAAGCAAAAAAcgtaatgatgatgatgatgaaaaaCCCTCTGCACCCAGCAGCACTCCTGAAAAGCACTTCTCTCATGAGCAGAAGCAGCCATCAAGACCTCCCTTCCCTTAAATTTCCCAACAATCTCTCCTTCTCACTCTCACCCAGCACCTTCCCCACACCCCCAAAACCATGAAAGTACCTTCcttttcctcctcctccttccctctctctctcctcttcttcttctctctccaaACCTCCATAACTCTCTGCTCTTCTTCCTCTAATTCTTCTGTGTCCTTCCAGCTCATTGCTCTGCTCTCCCTCAAATCCTCCCTCAAAGACCCTCTCTCCTCCTTCCACGATTGGGTTTCCCCCAATTCCCACCCAAACGGCGGAGTCTCCGGTTGGTGTTCGTGGTCCGGCGTCAAATGCCAACCCGACACCTCCCAAGTCGTTTCCCTCGACCTCTCCCGCCGCAACCTCTCCGGCCAAATCCCACCACAAATCCGCCACCTTTCTTCCCTAATCCACCTCAATTTGAGCGGCAACGCCTTCAACGGCCCTCTCCAGCCCGCCATGTTCGAGCTCGACAACCTCAGGATCCTCGACATCAGCCACAACGACTTCAAGTCGGATTTCCCGCCCGGGATTTCGAAGCTCAGGTTTTTAAGAGTCTTTACCGCTTACAGTAACAGCTTCACTGGCCCATTGCCTCAAGAATTCGTCAAGCTCCGCTACCTCGAGCAGCTCAACCTCGGTGGAAGTTACTTCGATGGTAAAATCCCAGAAGGGTACGGAACATTCCCCAAGTTAAAATTGCTCTACCTCGCCGGAAATGCACTCAACGGTTCAATTCCGCCGCAATTGGGTTCCTTATCGGAGCTGACTCGGATGGAGATCGGGTACAACGAGTATTCAGGTGGGTTTCCTATAGAACTCGGAATGCTGTCAAATCTCACGTACTTGGACGTCTCCAACGCCTTTCTCTCCGGCGCTCTCCCGCCGGAGCTTGGCAACTTAACCATGCTTGACACATTGCTGCTCTTCAAGAACCGATTTTCAGGCTTTATCCCAGCAACTATCGGCCTCTTACAGAGACTGAAGACACTCGACTTGTCGGATAATCAGCTTTCCGGCTCAATCCCGCCGGGAATTGGTACACTGAAAGAGCTGACCACGATAAGCTTGATGAACAACTTTCTCGTCGGAGAAATCCCGGAAAAAATCGGAGAGCTGCCCAACTTAGAAAACCTCCTCCTCTGGAACAATTCGCTGACGGGTCTCCTTCCCCAGGGCTTAGGATTCAGCGGGAAGCTCCTGCGAGTCGACGTCTCCTCCAATTCTCTCACCGGCCCGATCCCGCCAAATCTCTGCGACGGCAACAAGCTCCAAAGGCTCATACTTTTCTCCAACCGGTTCACCGACCCTCTTCCCAAAACCTTAGCAAACTGCACTTCTCTGTTCAGACTCCGAATCCAGAACAACCAAATCAACGGGTCGGTTCCGACGGGTTTCGGGTTATTACCCAATCTAACCTACGTCGATTTCAGCGGCAACAATTTCACAGGCACGATCCCGGAAGATCTCGGCAATGCCGAAGCTCTCAGTTACTTGAACATTTCGCTGAACCCATTGCACTCAGTCCTTCCGTCAAACATCTGGCGCGCACCAAATCTGCAGATCTTCTCTGCTAGCTCCGGCCACCTCACAGGAAAAATCCCCGACTTCATCGGCTGCCAAAGCCTGTACAAGATCGAACTTCAACGTAACGACTTTAACGGCTCGATCCCATGGGACATCGGGCACTGCGAGAAGCTTCTCAGCTTGAATCTAAGCCGCAATTCTCTCACCGGCATTATCCCATGGGAAATCTCCGCTTTGCCCTCCATCACCGACCTCGACCTCTCCCGGAACTTTCTCTCCGGCACGATCCCGTCCAACTTCGAGAACTGTAGCACGTTGGAGAGCTTCAACGTTTCGTTTAATTTGTTGACCGGTCCGATCCCCGCGTCCGGTTCCATTTTCCCGAATCTCCATCCGTCGTCGTTTTTGGGGAATAAAGGATTATGTGGCGGCGTTTTGGGGAAGCCCTGTGACACGTTGTCGGCCGGAGCCGTGGAGGTTCGCGGCCACGAGCAGCCGAAGAAGACGGCAGGCGCGATAGTCTGGATCATGGCGGCTGCTTTCGGTATCGGGCTTTTTGTTCTCATCGCCGGGACCCGCTGCTTCCGCGCGAATTACAGCCGCCGGATGGACGAGAGTCAGCAGATTGGACCGTGGAAATTAACCGCTTTCCAGCGGTTAAATTTCACGGCGGATGATGTGTTGGAGTGTTTGGAGATGAGTGATAAGATTATAGGGATGGGGTCCACAGGGACGGTTTATAGGGCGGAGATGCCAGGTGGCGAGTTCATAGCCGTTAAGAAGCTGTGGGGAAAACAGAAGGAGAACAATAGTGATCTGATCCGACGGCGGAGAGGGGTCCTGGCTGAGGTGGAGGTGTTGGGGAACGTGAGGCACAGGAATATAGTAAGGTTGTTAGGGTGCTGCTGCAACAGAGACATCACCATGCTGCTCTACGAGTACATGCCCAACGGGAATTTGGATGATTTGTTGCATGGCAAAAACAAGGCGCAGAATTTGGGTGCGGATTGGGTCACGAGGTACAAGATCGCCCTCGGCGTGGCGCAGGGGATTTGTTACCTGCACCACGACTGTAACCCCGTGATCGTGCACCGTGATCTTAAGCCGAGTAATATCTTGTTGGATAGTGAGATGGAGGCTAGAGTGGCGGATTTTGGGGTGGCTAAGTTGATCCAAAGCGATGAGTCCATGTCCGTCATTGCCGGCTCCTATGGCTACATTGCTCCAGGTGCGTTGATTCCTCAATCTCCATTTCTCATATTGTCTTAATTTATGAACGATCATCATGAGTAGGATATTATGCACTTATAGAACTGGTTCAAAAATTTTAACCGGTTTTTGTCTATGCATATTATTCGTATAATGTTTGACCTCTAGCATAAGTTGGTGAAATAATGCTTGGTTTTGTTGAAAATTCGTTTTGTTGGGTGACGAAATCTAAATTACCGAATGTGTTAGGGTTAATCTACCAAAGGAATGTTTTATCTCCAAAAGCAAGGGTC
This genomic window contains:
- the LOC126628003 gene encoding leucine-rich repeat receptor-like protein kinase TDR, with product MKVPSFSSSSFPLSLLFFFSLQTSITLCSSSSNSSVSFQLIALLSLKSSLKDPLSSFHDWVSPNSHPNGGVSGWCSWSGVKCQPDTSQVVSLDLSRRNLSGQIPPQIRHLSSLIHLNLSGNAFNGPLQPAMFELDNLRILDISHNDFKSDFPPGISKLRFLRVFTAYSNSFTGPLPQEFVKLRYLEQLNLGGSYFDGKIPEGYGTFPKLKLLYLAGNALNGSIPPQLGSLSELTRMEIGYNEYSGGFPIELGMLSNLTYLDVSNAFLSGALPPELGNLTMLDTLLLFKNRFSGFIPATIGLLQRLKTLDLSDNQLSGSIPPGIGTLKELTTISLMNNFLVGEIPEKIGELPNLENLLLWNNSLTGLLPQGLGFSGKLLRVDVSSNSLTGPIPPNLCDGNKLQRLILFSNRFTDPLPKTLANCTSLFRLRIQNNQINGSVPTGFGLLPNLTYVDFSGNNFTGTIPEDLGNAEALSYLNISLNPLHSVLPSNIWRAPNLQIFSASSGHLTGKIPDFIGCQSLYKIELQRNDFNGSIPWDIGHCEKLLSLNLSRNSLTGIIPWEISALPSITDLDLSRNFLSGTIPSNFENCSTLESFNVSFNLLTGPIPASGSIFPNLHPSSFLGNKGLCGGVLGKPCDTLSAGAVEVRGHEQPKKTAGAIVWIMAAAFGIGLFVLIAGTRCFRANYSRRMDESQQIGPWKLTAFQRLNFTADDVLECLEMSDKIIGMGSTGTVYRAEMPGGEFIAVKKLWGKQKENNSDLIRRRRGVLAEVEVLGNVRHRNIVRLLGCCCNRDITMLLYEYMPNGNLDDLLHGKNKAQNLGADWVTRYKIALGVAQGICYLHHDCNPVIVHRDLKPSNILLDSEMEARVADFGVAKLIQSDESMSVIAGSYGYIAPEYAYTLQVDEKSDIYSYGVVLMEILSGKRSVDAEFGDGNSIVDWVRSKIKTKDGINDILDKNAGAGCAPVREEMMQMLRIALLCTSRNPADRPSMRDVVLMLLEAKPKRKVLGNVGHGHNGSGCAEYHEIPLPQKPSVEC